A genome region from Nocardia sp. NBC_00565 includes the following:
- a CDS encoding TetR/AcrR family transcriptional regulator, translating to MTSQRERLYIAALEAVAELGYGPTTITDIVGRARVARRTFYVLFESKEECFTAAFDFAVEVITRELDRVVTESGADTFVELVRTTLETYLEFLAAEPAAARALHIETLAAGPGLIARRARTHRMFGYRMIAAARIGMRAGEVHAEPDPGLLDVLLGGIDDRVRATLIESGPQDLPALAPTLTRAALVLLGS from the coding sequence GTGACGTCACAGCGCGAGCGGCTCTACATCGCCGCGCTGGAAGCGGTCGCGGAGCTGGGCTACGGCCCCACCACCATCACCGATATCGTCGGCCGGGCCAGGGTCGCCCGGCGAACCTTCTACGTGCTGTTCGAGAGCAAAGAGGAATGCTTCACCGCCGCATTCGATTTCGCGGTGGAGGTCATCACCCGTGAGCTCGACCGCGTGGTCACCGAGTCGGGCGCGGACACCTTCGTCGAACTGGTGCGCACGACGCTGGAGACCTATCTGGAATTCCTGGCGGCCGAACCTGCGGCGGCGCGCGCACTGCACATCGAAACCCTCGCCGCCGGACCGGGACTCATCGCGCGCCGGGCCCGCACCCATCGCATGTTCGGCTACCGGATGATCGCCGCCGCGCGAATCGGCATGCGCGCGGGCGAAGTTCACGCCGAACCCGATCCCGGACTGCTCGACGTGCTGCTCGGCGGTATCGACGATCGGGTCCGGGCCACCCTGATCGAATCGGGCCCGCAGGATCTACCGGCCTTGGCTCCCACCCTGACT